A region of the Nocardia nova SH22a genome:
CACATCGGTTCCCGGCTTCGGGACGATCTGGACGGAGTCGAGCATGCCGGGCCGCCCGGCGAGTTTCTGCGCCACCGGCAGCGCGGCCACCACGAGATGGCCACTGTTGATCTTGTGGGCGGTGGCGTCGTCGATGACCCCGGCGACGGTCACCTCGGTCGAGCCGAGGGTGAACTTCTCCCCCTCGTGGCGGCCCAGCGCGGAACCGACGAGGACTCCGTCGGGTACCGAGAGCAGTTTCACCGCCTGATCGCGCAGGGCGCCGTCGAGATCGCTGCCCAGGGCGGAGACGGAGGCATCCGCGCCGATCAGCAGGGTGCGGTCGGCCTTGTCGCCGATTCCGGTGCGGATCATCGGCACCGCGGCCTGTACGCCGGGCACCTGACGCACCGCGGGCAGGACGTCCTGGCCGAATCCGCTCTCGGTGATTCCGGAGATCTCGAGCTGGGCCTTACCGCCCAGGGCCGCGGTGATCCGGTCCACCGAACCGGTGACCGATCCGGAGATGCTGAGCACCGCCACCAGCAGGCCCGCCGACACCCCCATGACCGCCATGGACATCGCGGTACGGCCCTTGTGGGTGAACAGTTCACCGATGTTGAACAGCCGCAATCGATCCCAGGCAGCTGCGATCACGCGCGCACCACCCGCTCGCCGTCGCCCGCCGCGGCGCGCCGCCCGGCGACCGCCTCGCTGGAGCCGATGCGCCCGTCGCGCAGCGTGATCACGCGATCGCAGTACTCGACCGCACCCATGTCGTGGGTCACCATCACCACCGAGTTACCGGCGCCGGCGATATCGCCGAGCAACTCCAGAATGGCGGCGCCCGTGGCGGAATCGAGATTGCCGGTGGGCTCGTCGGCCAGGATCAGCGGCGGATCCATGATCAGCGCCCGCGCCACGGCGACCCGCTGCATCTGCCCGCCGGACAGCTCGGCGGGCCGGTGTTCGGCGCGCTCGCCGAGGCCGACGCGTTCGAGCAGTTCCAGCGCCCGCGGTTTGGCCTTGCGTAATCCGGTGCCGTCCAGCAGTTTCGGGACCGCCACGTTC
Encoded here:
- a CDS encoding ABC transporter ATP-binding protein — encoded protein: MLELTDIVREYRVGEQRVRALDGISLRIEAGEFTSIIGPSGSGKSTLLHLLGALDSPDSGSIRFRGEEIGALDDTRQSEFRRHQVGFVFQFFNLLPTLSAWENVAVPKLLDGTGLRKAKPRALELLERVGLGERAEHRPAELSGGQMQRVAVARALIMDPPLILADEPTGNLDSATGAAILELLGDIAGAGNSVVMVTHDMGAVEYCDRVITLRDGRIGSSEAVAGRRAAAGDGERVVRA